A region from the Drosophila bipectinata strain 14024-0381.07 chromosome 3R, DbipHiC1v2, whole genome shotgun sequence genome encodes:
- the LOC108129747 gene encoding dynein regulatory complex protein 11: MSSTYFNDIWHTAQHECELLSTIDYERQHQELDTTVATLGSVAADADAKALLQASLYEFYLRYICLSNRLEDVYDNMIQPQKRQLVRKLLDACLGRVVELKHDLVNIDLMEFSYNDDVVERLRLTPMDTELRVPRYFLRERQQELEFRKKTMQEILFKLGWLEENEMEETITTEIEAIRMLQMHERARQGRLRAHFMKEIRILKEKGKSEERSEKERSDSGLLAAMKIQKMWRGHTARRITRRRKMEEMILIGMLPPPPAVLKERAEKLEKLQHNEKRYQAQALYGEQFEERQRVVQEEIRTKHGASMKEDIADEIRGWVKDCYDKTGKLPDFPSEDQGGSLHIFSRPGTESEHSRSSARSSKESRKTKDKSKSPARSGDLNVNENQEEDMSFQPAQSVCLPDIRAEIDLFNDTWRDKDETGVLSQAAYEDMIYSDKYQEVELEFRRAVDDVMRQEIELLQTAVGKKVKKSSKKTRRSGKKSKKKKEKDLTPDRTTESLYEELVTNGIIRKYPELKLKQFLGDKALTARNGTNPSPGDIRQILTEYCILPLGSEAIHNCTPLIRSVLLAGPKGSGKKALLHAICTEVGAVLFDLTPANIVGKYPGKSGLIMLIHLVLKVSRLLQPAVIYMGDAERPFMKKIPKTDRTDPKRLKKDLPKLIKNIAPEDRVIFVGTSNLPWEADQKLLQSVYNRFIYIPRPDYGAMSHAWKSLLHQYSGGISNLDTSVMAKISDGYTIGSIDACIREVMTCKRKLQLRTQPLTNAELINVLCSRDPVYREEEEAFESWWSKTPLGRRRQRFLELEEERLIEEQAQAAKQGNGNKKKGQN; the protein is encoded by the exons ATGTCCAGTACGTATTTCAACGACATCTGGCACACTGCCCAACATGAGTGCGAGCTGCTCTCAACTATCGACTACGAAAGGCAGCATCAGGAGTTGGACACGACAGTGGCCACTTTGGGTTCTGTGGCCGCCGATGCAGATGCCAAGGCCCTGCTGCAAGCCAGTCTCTACGAGTTCTATCTCCGCTACATCTGCCTAAGCAATCGTCTGGAGGATGTTTATGACAAC ATGATTCAGCCACAGAAGCGCCAGTTGGTGCGAAAACTGCTAGACGCTTGTCTGGGACGTGTGGTTGAGCTGAAGCACGATCTGGTGAACATTGACCTAATGGAGTTTAGTTATAATGACGACGTCGTGGAGCGGTTGCGGCTCACGCCCATGGATACGGAGTTGCGGGTTCCACGTTATTTCCTGCGAGAGAGGCAACAGGAACTAGAGTTCCGAAAGAAAACTATGCAGGAGATTCTCTTTAAACTTGGCTGGCTGGAAGAGAACGAAATGGAGGAGACAATCACCACAGAAATCGAAGCCATTCGGATGCTTCAGATGCATGAGAGAGCCCGACAAGGACGCTTGCGGGCTCATTTCATGAAGGAAATCCGAATCCTCAAGGAGAAAGGCAAGTCCGAGGAACGGAGTGAAAAGGAACGCAGCGACTCTGGGCTTCTGGCTGCCATGAAGATCCAGAAGATGTGGCGAGGTCACACAGCCCGCCGCATCACACGACGACGCAAAATGGAGGAGATGATCTTGATCGGCATGCTGCCGCCACCGCCGGCTGTACTCAAGGAGCGGGCAGAAAAGTTGGAGAAGTTACAGCACAATGAGAAGCGCTACCAGGCACAGGCTCTCTACGGGGAGCAGTTTGAAGAACGGCAGCGGGTGGTTCAGGAGGAGATCCGGACCAAGCATGGCGCCAGCATGAAGGAGGACATCGCTGACGAGATACGAGGCTGGGTAAAGGACTGCTACGATAAAACTGGCAAGCTGCCAGACTTCCCGTCTGAGGACCAAGGGGGATCCTTGCATATTTTCAGCCGGCCGGGCACCGAGAGCGAGCACAGCCGATCGTCGGCAAGATCCTCTAAGGAGTCGCGTAAGACCAAGGATAAATCCAAGTCACCGGCGCGTAGCGGTGATCTCAATGTTAACGAAAACCAGGAAGAAGATATGAGCTTTCAACCGGCACAGTCAGTCTGCCTGCCAGACATCCGTGCGGAGATCGATCT ttttaacgACACCTGGCGGGACAAGGACGAGACTGGCGTGCTGAGCCAGGCAGCTTACGAGGATATGATATACAGCGACAAGTACCAGGAGGTGGAGCTAGAGTTCCGGCGCGCCGTCGATGATGTTATGCGGCAGGAGATCGAGCTCCTGCAAACGGCTGTTGGTAAGAAAGTAAAGAAGAGCAGCAAGAAGACTCGCCGCTCTGGCAAGAAGAGCAAAAAGAAGAAGGAGAAGGATCTAACTCCAGACCGCACTACCGAGTCGCTCTACGAGGAGCTGGTCACAAACGGAATTATCAGAAAGTATCCTGAACTGAAGCTTAAGCAGTTTCTTGGTGATAAGGCCCTGACTGCCAGAAATGGAACGAATCCATCTCCTGGCGACATCCGGCAGATCCTCACGGAATACTGCATTCTACCACTCGGCTCTGAAGCCATTCACAACTGCACACCGCTCATTCGATCTGTCTTGCTCGCCGGGCCCAAGGGATCCGGAAAGAAGGCTCTTTTGCACGCCATTTGCACGGAGGTTGGAGCTGTGCTTTTCGATTTGACTCCGGCAAATATCGTCGGAAAATATCCGGGAAAATCAGGCCTTATAATGCTTATTCATCTGGTGCTCAAGGTGTCCAGGTTGCTTCAGCCCGCGGTCATTTACATGGGAGATGCAGAGCGTCCGTTCATGAAAAAGATTCCAAAGACTGACAGAACAGATCCCAAGCGACTAAAAAAGGATTTGCCCAAGCTTATAAAGAATATTGCACCAGAAGATCGCGTTATTTTTGTGGGAACCTCAAATCTGCCGTGGGAAGCTGACCAGAAGCTCCTGCAGTCGGTCTACAATCGATTCATTTATATTCCACGTCCGGATTACGGAGCCATGTCGCATGCTTGGAAATCTTTGCTTCA CCAATATTCTGGTGGTATCTCCAATCTGGACACAAGTGTCATGGCCAAAATTTCCGATGGTTATACTATTGGATCTATTGATGCTTGTATTAGGGAGGTGATGACCTGCAAGCGGAAATTGCAATTGCGCACTCAGCCCCTGACCAATGCCGAACTTATAAATGTCTTGTG CTCTCGAGATCCTGTCTATCGCGAAGAAGAGGAGGCTTTTGAGTCCTGGTGGTCCAAGACACCTCTGGGTCGCCGTCGTCAACGGTTTCTGGAATTGGAGGAGGAGCGTCTCATAGAGGAACAGGCCCAGGCGGCTAAGCAGGGCAatggaaataaaaagaaaggacAAAACTAA
- the LOC108129749 gene encoding U6 snRNA phosphodiesterase 1 isoform X1, producing MALVDYVESSSSASEGEDPLSNTSPAVSQKRFALPTAETLLGCKKPKPEEVVDDPAQHGGRIRSFKHERGNWATYIYVPAGACEEQLEDFQAEAMAKLAPEVELTANESLHLSLSRTVVLQYHQIEEFSRSLKTALHSCTGFSASLQGLRIYTNDEGTRTFVAAQLDAAFTEKTTKLLKPIDSVMLEYRLPPFYDPPSFHVSLLWCVGDQTKVLTEKLDELQQLLANQETLPLAVTEVHLKCGNKDFSYSLK from the exons ATGGCTCTTGTGGACTACGTAGAAAGCAGCTCTTCCGCCTCCGAAGGCGAGGACCCCTTAAGCAACACCTCACCAGCCGTCTCACAGAAAAG ATTTGCTCTGCCCACAGCAGAAACGCTTCTGGGCTGCAAAAAACCCAAGCCGGAAGAGGTAGTTGATGATCCTGCCCAGCATGGTGGACGCATCCGTAGTTTTAAGCACGAACGAGGCAACTGGGCCACCTACATCTATGTGCCGGCTGGGGCTTGTGAGGAGCAGCTGGAGGATTTCCAAGCCGAAGCTATGGCCAAATTAGCTCCCGAAGTCGAGTTGACAGCCAACGAGTCCTTGCATCTCAGTCTAAGCCGGACTGTAGTGCTTCAATACCATCAGATTGAAGAGTTCTCAAGATCACTAAAGACTGCTCTTCACAGCTGCACTGG CTTCTCAGCCAGTTTGCAGGGTCTTCGGATATACACGAACGATGAGGGCACTAGAACTTTTGTTGCCGCCCAACTAGACGCGGCCTTTACAGAGAAGACGACCAAGCTCCTCAAGCCCATCGACTCAGTGATGCTGGAATACAGGTTGCCTCCATTCTATGACCCGCCATCGTTCCACGTTAGTCTGCTTTGGTGCGTGGGCGACCAAACAAAAGTTCTTACCGAAAAGTTAGATGAACTGCAACAGTTGCTTGCGAATCAGGAAACACTACCACTTGCTGTCACTGAAGTTCATTTGAAGTGTGGCAATAAGGACTTTTCCTATTCATTAAAATAG
- the LOC108129749 gene encoding U6 snRNA phosphodiesterase 1 isoform X2 → MAKLAPEVELTANESLHLSLSRTVVLQYHQIEEFSRSLKTALHSCTGFSASLQGLRIYTNDEGTRTFVAAQLDAAFTEKTTKLLKPIDSVMLEYRLPPFYDPPSFHVSLLWCVGDQTKVLTEKLDELQQLLANQETLPLAVTEVHLKCGNKDFSYSLK, encoded by the exons ATGGCCAAATTAGCTCCCGAAGTCGAGTTGACAGCCAACGAGTCCTTGCATCTCAGTCTAAGCCGGACTGTAGTGCTTCAATACCATCAGATTGAAGAGTTCTCAAGATCACTAAAGACTGCTCTTCACAGCTGCACTGG CTTCTCAGCCAGTTTGCAGGGTCTTCGGATATACACGAACGATGAGGGCACTAGAACTTTTGTTGCCGCCCAACTAGACGCGGCCTTTACAGAGAAGACGACCAAGCTCCTCAAGCCCATCGACTCAGTGATGCTGGAATACAGGTTGCCTCCATTCTATGACCCGCCATCGTTCCACGTTAGTCTGCTTTGGTGCGTGGGCGACCAAACAAAAGTTCTTACCGAAAAGTTAGATGAACTGCAACAGTTGCTTGCGAATCAGGAAACACTACCACTTGCTGTCACTGAAGTTCATTTGAAGTGTGGCAATAAGGACTTTTCCTATTCATTAAAATAG
- the LOC108129751 gene encoding mitochondrial pyruvate carrier 2 gives MSTGPSTPASKALPSTGKGLTSKAYNGLIGACDKFVPAKFRPLWMHPAGPKTIFFWAPLVKWSLVIAGLSDLTRPADKISPNGCLALGATNLIWTRYALVIIPKNYSLFAVNLFVSLTQLFQLGRAYNYKWEQSKLEKAKDQEQPSVEASL, from the exons ATGTCGACCGGACCTTCCACTCCCGCTTCCAAGGCACTGCCTTCCACCGGAAAAGGACTTACCTCTAAGGCCTACAATGGCCTGATTGGAGCCTGTGATAAATTCGTGCCCGCCAAGTTTCGGCCCTTATGGATGCATCCAGCAG GACCTAAAACCATATTCTTCTGGGCACCTCTCGTCAAATGG AGTCTCGTTATTGCCGGTCTTAGTGATCTAACGCGTCCTGCGGACAAGATTTCGCCCAACGGATGCTTGGCTCTGGGAGCAACGAATCTTATTTGGACGCGATATGCCTTAGTGATTATTCCAAAGAATTACAGTCTATTCGCTGTAAACCTTTTCGTGAGTCTGACGCAGCTCTTTCAACTGGGACGCGCCTACAACTACAAGTGGGAGCAGTCCAAATTGGAGAAGGCCAAGGACCAGGAGCAGCCATCTGTGGAAGCtagtctttaa
- the LOC108129750 gene encoding mitochondrial pyruvate carrier 2: MSSAAVQPPPPVPPPPPPASAAASAGKGIHSKIYNGIIGAADKFVPAKMRPLWMHPAGPKTIFFWAPFFKWGLVIAGLSDLARPADSISVSGCAALAATGIIWSRYSLVIIPKNYSLFAVNLFVGCTQVVQLARAYNYKMEQDKLQKEDPKPALTQ, encoded by the exons ATGTCGTCCGCCGCCGTTCAGCCCCCGCCACCCGTGCcacccccaccaccaccagcctCGGCAGCAGCTTCCGCAGGAAAAGGAATTCATTCCAAGATATACAATGGAATAATTGGAGCAGCCGACAAATTTGTGCCCGCCAAGATGCGCCCACTCTGGATGCATCCAGCTG GACCCAAGACTATCTTCTTCTGGGCACCCTTCTTCAAATGG GGTCTGGTAATCGCAGGATTAAGTGACTTGGCCCGTCCAGCTGACTCAATCTCCGTGTCCGGATGCGCCGCCTTGGCTGCCACGGGCATTATCTGGTCCCGTTATTCCCTGGTGATCATACCCAAAAACTACAGCCTTTTTGCCGTGAATCTCTTCGTGGGCTGCACCCAGGTGGTGCAGCTGGCACGAGCCTACAACTACAAGATGGAGCAGGATAAGCTGCAGAAGGAGGACCCGAAGCCGGCACTGACCCAGTAG